One part of the Saprospiraceae bacterium genome encodes these proteins:
- a CDS encoding TonB-dependent receptor, with the protein MKLNLQLISKLSMTLAFWVLTNYSGWSQIMAMAQSNHKSERATTNELLLNNVLNEQKDRYHADFMFERKIIEGLAVSPNALMNAQKLEKNIEKPLKTFVPREVNRIDRPINGKVIDAETGEGLPGASIIVKGTSQGTTTDINGDFTLNVPDENTVLEISYVGFITVELAVGSQSQVTINLKSDAQALSEVVVIGYGEQRKSDLTGAVASIQTKDITRANPTMAARAIQGQVAGATVTKNDNRPGAGYSITIRGENTINNSTQPLVVIDGIMGGDLNTLNPNDIQTMDVLKDASSTAIYGSRGANGVIIVTTKKGASGKPRISYDSYIASRQPAHVPRLMNAQEFYKSVYTDRVLEGATPATFTAGELAVIESGQSTDWVDLITKPGLQTSQNLSLSGGNDRTTYRFAGGFLSEDGNVKYTGFKRYNLNAGLDSKIGQMFRVGFTSYLTYSDLNVGSQESLRGAFRARPSGLPYYDDLLNPTENKDLNINGYAVWMGINDKQVPNPLLDIDPAISKLQTTSLVGTANTFVEFSPVKGLSFRSSISASYGNNRMGDFRGTWSKAQVGKKPRAQYDSGIQGNYTIDNIVNYDLAVSKHKIHFTGLQSSFYQRNEAYRVFVTDLPYDSDWYALNTAGTINTISSSLAERSLLSYMGRINYSFNDKYLLTLTGRSDGASQLAPGNKWAFFPSVAVAWRAGEEQFIRDLNLFSNLKARISYGEVGNSTVNPYSTQAGLLNTGYDFGGTAAYGFAPANLGNKDLRWERSKELNLGLDFGFFNNRIAASLEVYDRKTDDLILNQKIPTVTGFSDVIANVGKIQNRGVELTLSTVNITKNNFSWSTNFTFTKNNNELLELYGDGQTVDKGNKLFVGHPIRSNFDYEFAGIWQTADKELAAKYKQVPGAVRVVDQNNDGIISSSDAIDDRTILGSALPNYLMGMTNRFNYKSFDFSFFMYYRNGSEYSNSTLSGTFGDLGGTRYNRLSSLDYWRSDNPSNTYFGVAAANPYRNAINYQDASFLRVSDITLGYTLPLNLMNRWKLAAARVYTQVTNPFIFTKYDGFDPEFNSAIYQDDLPYMNLTLGVNISF; encoded by the coding sequence ATGAAACTCAATTTACAATTAATTTCAAAACTCTCGATGACACTGGCCTTTTGGGTGCTGACAAATTACTCAGGCTGGTCACAGATCATGGCGATGGCACAATCCAACCATAAAAGTGAGCGTGCAACTACCAATGAGCTTTTGCTCAACAATGTACTGAACGAACAGAAAGACAGATACCATGCAGACTTTATGTTCGAACGAAAAATTATAGAGGGATTGGCCGTATCACCAAACGCCTTGATGAATGCTCAAAAACTCGAAAAGAACATTGAAAAACCTCTGAAAACATTTGTGCCACGAGAAGTAAATCGGATAGACCGTCCTATCAATGGTAAGGTCATCGATGCGGAGACTGGCGAAGGTCTGCCCGGAGCATCCATTATCGTAAAAGGTACATCTCAAGGTACTACCACAGATATTAATGGTGATTTCACCTTAAATGTACCTGATGAAAATACTGTTTTAGAAATTTCTTATGTTGGGTTCATCACTGTAGAACTAGCTGTAGGTAGTCAGAGCCAGGTAACCATTAACTTAAAATCCGATGCCCAGGCACTTTCAGAAGTAGTGGTGATCGGATATGGTGAGCAGCGCAAAAGTGACCTGACCGGTGCCGTAGCTTCGATTCAGACCAAAGACATCACCAGGGCCAATCCAACGATGGCTGCCAGAGCTATCCAGGGTCAAGTCGCTGGGGCTACAGTGACCAAAAATGACAACAGACCCGGTGCAGGATACAGCATCACTATCAGGGGTGAAAACACTATAAATAATTCAACCCAACCTTTGGTCGTAATTGACGGGATAATGGGTGGGGATCTGAATACACTCAATCCAAATGATATTCAAACTATGGATGTATTAAAAGACGCTTCCTCTACCGCTATCTATGGCTCTCGCGGAGCGAACGGGGTGATCATCGTCACGACTAAGAAAGGTGCATCCGGCAAACCACGCATAAGTTACGATAGCTATATAGCCTCAAGACAACCTGCACATGTACCCAGGCTGATGAATGCTCAGGAGTTTTACAAATCTGTGTATACCGATAGAGTCCTGGAGGGCGCGACTCCTGCTACCTTTACAGCAGGTGAGCTGGCTGTAATCGAATCAGGACAATCCACAGATTGGGTTGATTTAATTACCAAACCAGGGTTACAAACCAGCCAAAACCTTAGTTTATCCGGAGGTAATGATCGCACCACTTATCGTTTTGCGGGAGGGTTTTTAAGTGAAGATGGAAACGTAAAATATACCGGTTTTAAAAGATATAATCTTAATGCCGGCCTGGATAGCAAAATAGGTCAAATGTTTAGGGTTGGATTCACTTCTTACCTGACTTATAGTGACCTTAATGTTGGCTCCCAGGAATCACTCCGGGGGGCATTCCGTGCACGACCAAGTGGACTGCCCTATTATGATGATCTGCTCAACCCTACGGAGAACAAAGATCTTAATATCAACGGGTATGCTGTATGGATGGGTATCAATGATAAACAGGTGCCTAACCCGTTACTCGATATTGATCCGGCTATTTCTAAACTTCAAACCACCTCTTTAGTCGGCACAGCCAATACCTTTGTTGAGTTTAGTCCTGTAAAAGGTTTGAGCTTTCGCTCTTCAATATCTGCGTCTTATGGCAATAACCGTATGGGCGATTTCAGAGGCACCTGGTCTAAAGCGCAAGTGGGCAAAAAACCTCGTGCTCAGTACGACAGTGGTATACAAGGCAATTACACCATTGATAATATAGTCAATTACGACCTGGCAGTTTCCAAACACAAAATTCACTTCACTGGTCTCCAAAGTTCCTTCTATCAAAGAAATGAAGCTTACAGAGTTTTTGTCACCGACCTTCCCTACGATTCAGATTGGTACGCTTTGAATACTGCCGGTACCATCAATACCATATCCAGTTCTTTGGCCGAGCGATCATTATTATCTTATATGGGTAGAATCAATTATTCCTTTAATGATAAATATTTATTGACTTTGACCGGTAGATCAGATGGGGCTTCTCAATTAGCACCAGGCAATAAATGGGCTTTTTTCCCATCGGTCGCTGTTGCCTGGAGAGCCGGTGAGGAACAGTTCATTCGCGACTTAAATCTGTTTTCAAACTTGAAGGCAAGAATCAGCTACGGCGAAGTAGGCAACTCTACGGTCAATCCTTATAGTACTCAAGCAGGTTTGCTTAATACAGGATACGATTTTGGTGGGACCGCGGCATATGGATTTGCTCCTGCTAACCTGGGTAACAAAGATTTGCGATGGGAACGCAGCAAAGAATTGAATCTGGGCTTGGATTTTGGCTTTTTCAATAACCGAATCGCAGCTTCTCTTGAAGTATATGACCGAAAGACAGACGATTTAATTCTAAATCAAAAGATACCGACAGTGACCGGTTTTTCTGATGTCATTGCCAATGTGGGAAAAATACAAAACAGAGGTGTAGAATTAACTTTAAGCACAGTCAATATCACGAAAAATAATTTTAGCTGGAGTACCAATTTCACATTTACAAAAAACAATAATGAATTGCTCGAATTGTATGGAGACGGCCAAACGGTCGACAAAGGCAATAAACTATTTGTAGGACATCCGATCCGGTCAAACTTTGATTACGAATTCGCGGGGATTTGGCAGACAGCGGATAAAGAATTGGCAGCTAAATACAAACAAGTACCCGGAGCTGTGAGAGTGGTGGATCAAAACAATGATGGGATCATCTCCTCTTCCGATGCGATTGATGACAGAACTATCCTGGGTTCTGCACTTCCAAACTATTTAATGGGAATGACTAATAGATTTAACTACAAAAGTTTTGATTTCTCCTTTTTTATGTACTATAGAAATGGATCTGAATATTCCAACAGTACGCTTAGTGGGACTTTTGGAGATCTGGGTGGTACCCGATACAATAGACTTTCGAGCTTAGATTATTGGAGAAGTGACAATCCTTCAAACACCTATTTTGGAGTTGCAGCCGCTAATCCATATCGCAATGCCATCAATTACCAGGATGCCAGCTTCTTGAGAGTGTCCGATATTACTTTAGGATACACCTTGCCATTAAACCTGATGAATAGATGGAAACTAGCTGCCGCGAGAGTATATACCCAGGTCACCAACCCATTTATATTCACTAAGTACGATG